From the genome of Leptospiraceae bacterium, one region includes:
- a CDS encoding chorismate-binding protein, protein MRFFFLHPTEETKSYQKTSEWIVFENPLKTFVIYDHDSERTENEIESFFDELSKNNPYYFAGFFSFELSKYLLPLPKQSKPFLIKLPLVYGGFFENYHKVSWEDTKIDFFIRGFRLEEVFSEYKKNILKIRDLISQGKVYQVNYTFPVVCEVYGNLMSLFYHLWKNQRTLSSVMVMDSDFSILSVSPEIFFLQREKEILVKPMKGTQQPSKSLRKLINNIKYLRTNPKEVSENAMIVDLFRNDLGRISEIGSVKIKNLFAIEIHPTVIQMITEIQARLRHFPREKRFWETLFPSGSVTGAPKIEAIKHIQQLEKYQRGVYTGAIGWLAPKNSFGFFNVAIRTLVVKSNRGYYYVGSGITYDSHPKSEYKECLLKSKVLKQLQRSTKPKYIFTTMKFCGGIFYFEKSHLERLKATKSFFQIPVNNSKIESKFQRLKKCLKHVKRLVRVHFRIYQNGKIQIFLDYLSKKKEIIFGISNQPVDEKNLFLYYKTSERSYQVQLDEAIKTGLDEMLLLNTKNQITEGTYTNIIIKKNGKFYTPPLSDGLLNGIMRRKLIQKLKIEETSLTLDDVKKADCVYFVNSVRGILKGRIKE, encoded by the coding sequence ATGAGGTTCTTTTTTCTTCATCCAACGGAAGAAACGAAATCCTATCAAAAAACTTCAGAATGGATAGTTTTCGAAAATCCCTTAAAAACTTTTGTTATTTATGATCATGACTCAGAAAGAACCGAAAATGAAATCGAAAGTTTCTTTGATGAACTTTCAAAAAACAATCCCTATTACTTTGCTGGATTTTTTTCTTTTGAGTTAAGTAAATACCTATTACCTCTTCCAAAGCAATCAAAACCTTTTTTGATAAAATTGCCATTGGTTTACGGAGGATTTTTTGAAAATTATCATAAGGTCAGCTGGGAGGATACAAAAATTGATTTCTTTATTCGTGGATTTCGATTAGAAGAGGTCTTTTCTGAATATAAAAAAAACATTCTTAAGATCAGAGATTTGATTTCTCAAGGAAAGGTTTATCAAGTCAATTATACTTTTCCAGTAGTTTGCGAGGTCTATGGGAACTTGATGAGTCTTTTTTATCATCTTTGGAAAAATCAGAGGACCCTGAGCTCTGTGATGGTGATGGATTCTGATTTTTCTATTTTATCTGTTTCGCCTGAGATTTTCTTTTTGCAAAGAGAAAAAGAAATTTTAGTTAAACCCATGAAAGGAACCCAACAACCCTCAAAATCATTAAGAAAATTGATAAATAATATCAAATATTTAAGAACCAATCCTAAAGAAGTTTCTGAAAATGCAATGATCGTGGATTTGTTTCGAAACGATCTGGGAAGGATTTCTGAAATTGGAAGTGTAAAAATAAAAAACCTCTTTGCTATCGAAATTCATCCCACCGTGATTCAAATGATCACTGAGATACAAGCCAGATTGAGGCATTTTCCCAGAGAAAAGCGTTTTTGGGAGACCTTATTTCCTTCGGGTTCTGTTACAGGAGCTCCAAAGATAGAAGCAATAAAACATATCCAACAATTAGAAAAATACCAGCGAGGTGTTTATACGGGAGCAATCGGATGGCTTGCTCCAAAAAATTCCTTTGGTTTTTTCAACGTAGCAATAAGAACCTTGGTGGTGAAATCAAATCGAGGTTATTATTATGTGGGGAGTGGAATTACGTATGATTCTCATCCTAAAAGCGAATATAAGGAATGCCTTCTTAAATCAAAAGTTTTAAAACAACTCCAAAGATCAACGAAGCCAAAATATATTTTTACTACCATGAAGTTTTGTGGTGGTATTTTTTACTTTGAGAAATCACACCTCGAAAGGCTCAAAGCAACTAAAAGTTTTTTCCAAATCCCGGTAAATAACTCCAAGATCGAATCAAAATTCCAACGCCTCAAAAAGTGCCTAAAGCATGTTAAAAGACTTGTCCGAGTTCACTTTCGAATTTATCAAAACGGAAAAATCCAAATTTTTTTGGATTATCTTTCAAAGAAAAAAGAGATTATTTTTGGTATATCGAATCAGCCTGTGGATGAAAAAAACCTGTTTTTGTATTATAAAACCTCAGAACGTAGTTATCAGGTTCAACTTGACGAAGCCATCAAAACAGGTTTGGACGAAATGCTTTTGTTGAATACCAAAAATCAAATCACAGAGGGAACTTATACTAACATAATCATAAAAAAAAATGGGAAATTCTATACTCCGCCCCTATCAGACGGACTACTCAATGGGATTATGAGAAGAAAACTAATACAAAAACTAAAAATTGAAGAAACTTCCCTTACTTTGGATGATGTTAAAAAAGCCGATTGTGTTTATTTCGTGAATAGTGTGAGGGGTATACTCAAAGGGAGAATCAAAGAATGA
- a CDS encoding STAS domain-containing protein, translated as MNEESKDFSNELFKAYRLQNFLIVEPHIRLDLSFADNFYNQLIEHLTSEPSNVIIDMKYVPYVSSSGIKMFLKMKRYLDARGYQFGVCNLSKEVYKILHISELQNLIPIFQDLNEAMEYLNR; from the coding sequence ATGAATGAGGAATCGAAAGATTTTTCTAATGAGTTATTTAAAGCTTATAGACTTCAAAATTTTTTAATAGTTGAACCTCATATTCGTTTGGATCTATCCTTCGCAGATAATTTTTATAACCAATTAATTGAACATTTAACAAGTGAACCTTCTAATGTAATTATAGATATGAAATATGTTCCTTATGTCTCATCCTCTGGAATCAAAATGTTTTTGAAAATGAAAAGATATTTAGATGCCAGAGGCTATCAGTTTGGTGTATGTAATTTAAGCAAAGAAGTTTATAAAATCCTCCACATATCCGAACTACAAAACCTTATCCCTATTTTCCAAGACCTCAACGAAGCTATGGAATATCTAAATAGATAA